A window of Rhinatrema bivittatum chromosome 2, aRhiBiv1.1, whole genome shotgun sequence contains these coding sequences:
- the TXN2 gene encoding thioredoxin, mitochondrial — MAQRILLQRLLSPSVKGLSVPVQCCRPSPFLGGFYAPCHRPLPASAACAAHQPSVRTFSSSPMCRVTFNIQDEGDFHDRVIKCETPVIVDFHAEWCGPCKILGPRLEKMVAKQKGKVLMAKVDIDDHTDLAIAYEVSAVPTVIAMKNGEVVDKFVGVKDEDQVEAFLKKIISS; from the exons ATGGCCCAGAGAATTTTATTGCAGCGGCTACTGTCTCCCTCCGTGAAAGGCCTCTCCGTGCCCGTTCAGTGCTGCCGCCCCTCGCCGTTCCTCGGGGGGTTCTATGCCCCGTGTCACCGCCCCCTGCCAGCATCAGCTGCCTGCGCAGCACACCAGCCCTCCGTTCGgactttctcttcctctcccatgTGCAGAGTCACTTTCAACATCCAGGATGAGGGTGATTTTCATGATCGGGTCATCAAATGTGAAACGCCAGTGATTGTGGATTTTCACGCTGA GTGGTGTGGGCCCTGCAAGATCCTGGGGCCTCGGTTAGAGAAGATGGTAGCCAAGCAAAAAGGCAAAGTGCTGATGGCAAAAGTGGATATCGATGACCACACAGACCTCGCCATTGCATATGAG GTCTCTGCTGTGCCGACGGTGATTGCGATGAAGAATGGAGAAGTGGTGGATAAGTTTGTGGGAGTGAAGGATGAGGATCAGGTGGAGGCATTCTTGAAGAAAATAATCAGCAGCTAG